The Mesorhizobium koreense genome includes a window with the following:
- a CDS encoding alpha-D-glucose phosphate-specific phosphoglucomutase yields the protein MIKTVPTTPYMDQRPGTSGLRKKVPEFQQPNYVQNFIQSIFDSLEGYKGKTLVIGGDGRYFNPEAIQIIVKMAAANGFGKLIIGKDGICSTPAVSNLIRKKKTFGGIILSASHNPGGPKEDFGIKYNIGNGGPAPEKITEAIFARSKGIDRYRIEDFPDIDLGKIAAIERGGMAIEIIDPVKDYAELMEELFDFDAIRKLFKSGFRMVFDSMHAVTGPYGKEILENRLGAPEGTARNFRPLPDFGGHHPDPNLVHAKHLYDLVMSDKSPDFAAASDGDGDRNLILGRGIFITPSDSLAMLSANAHLAPGYKGGLKGIARSMPTSAASDRVAAKLGIGSYETPTGWKFFGNLLDAGMATICGEESAGTGSNHVREKDGLWAVLLWLNILAVRGLSVREVAEDHWKTYGRNYYTRHDYEAVKSDAAHKLMSELTAKLSSLPGQSFGKDKVEKADDFAYHDPVDHSVSEHQGIRIFFEGGSRIVFRLSGTGTEGATIRVYIERYEADPARLDLDTQKALADLIAAAGKIAGIKAHTGRDRPSVIT from the coding sequence ATGATCAAGACGGTTCCAACGACGCCCTATATGGACCAGCGGCCGGGCACGTCGGGCCTCCGCAAGAAAGTGCCCGAATTCCAGCAGCCGAACTATGTGCAGAACTTCATCCAGTCGATCTTCGATTCGCTCGAAGGCTACAAGGGAAAGACGCTGGTGATCGGCGGCGACGGCCGCTACTTCAATCCGGAAGCCATCCAGATCATCGTGAAGATGGCCGCCGCCAATGGCTTCGGCAAGCTCATCATCGGCAAGGACGGCATCTGCTCCACGCCGGCCGTCTCCAACCTGATCCGTAAGAAGAAGACCTTCGGTGGCATCATCCTCTCGGCCAGCCACAATCCCGGCGGGCCGAAAGAGGACTTCGGCATCAAGTACAATATCGGCAATGGCGGACCCGCACCGGAGAAGATCACCGAGGCGATCTTTGCCCGCTCCAAGGGGATCGACCGCTACAGGATCGAGGATTTTCCCGACATCGACCTCGGCAAGATCGCCGCGATCGAGCGCGGCGGCATGGCCATCGAGATCATAGATCCCGTCAAGGATTACGCCGAACTGATGGAGGAGCTGTTCGATTTCGACGCCATCCGCAAGCTCTTCAAATCGGGCTTCCGCATGGTCTTCGATTCCATGCATGCGGTGACCGGTCCCTATGGCAAGGAGATCCTGGAGAACCGGTTGGGCGCGCCCGAAGGCACGGCGCGCAATTTCAGGCCGCTTCCCGATTTCGGCGGCCACCATCCCGACCCGAACCTCGTCCATGCGAAGCATCTCTACGATCTCGTCATGTCGGACAAGTCGCCGGATTTCGCCGCCGCGTCAGACGGCGACGGTGACCGTAACCTGATCCTCGGGCGCGGCATCTTCATCACGCCTTCGGATTCGCTTGCCATGCTGTCGGCTAACGCGCATCTGGCGCCCGGCTACAAGGGCGGCCTGAAAGGCATCGCGCGTTCCATGCCGACCAGTGCCGCCTCCGACCGCGTCGCGGCGAAACTCGGCATCGGCAGCTATGAGACGCCGACCGGCTGGAAGTTCTTCGGCAATCTGCTCGACGCCGGCATGGCGACGATCTGCGGCGAGGAAAGCGCCGGCACCGGCTCCAACCATGTGCGCGAGAAGGACGGGTTATGGGCCGTGCTTCTCTGGCTGAACATCCTCGCCGTGCGCGGCCTGAGCGTGCGGGAAGTCGCTGAAGATCATTGGAAGACGTATGGCCGCAACTATTATACGCGACACGACTATGAGGCGGTGAAGTCGGACGCCGCCCACAAATTGATGAGCGAATTGACGGCGAAGCTTTCCAGCCTTCCCGGTCAGAGCTTCGGCAAGGACAAGGTCGAAAAGGCGGACGATTTCGCCTATCACGACCCGGTCGATCATTCGGTCAGCGAGCATCAGGGCATCCGCATCTTCTTCGAAGGCGGCTCGCGCATCGTCTTCCGGCTTTCCGGCACGGGAACGGAAGGCGCGACCATCCGCGTCTATATCGAGCGCTACGAGGCCGATCCGGCCCGGCTCGATCTCGACACGCAGAAAGCGCTGGCCGATCTTATTGCCGCGGCCGGCAAGATCGCTGGCATCAAGGCGCATACGGGCCGTGACAGGCCGTCCGTCATTACCTAA
- the glgA gene encoding glycogen synthase GlgA → MRVLSVASEVFPLVKTGGLADVVGALPPALAAHGVHATTFVPGYPGLAAKLRKKKQVHAYADLFGARASILRGEAAGLDLLVLNAPTLFDRKGGPYGDASGADFSDNWRRFAAFSRAAADIAGGAVEGYVPDLVHAHDWQAAMTLAYLRYDGTTVPTVMTVHNLAFQGQFPASIFPELGLPASALSVDGVEYYGGVGFLKAGLQAASAITTVSPTYAQEIRTPEFGMGLDGMMNARSGDLFGIVNGIDTDIWNPETDPHLVARYSARSLKARKANKAALEERFGLDRGQGPIFCVVSRLTWQKGMDTLVETVDGLVAAGGRLAVLGSGDAALEGALLAAASRHRGKVGMVVGYDEPLSHLMQGGAEAILIPSRFEPCGLTQLYGLRYGCVPVVARTGGLADTIIDANEAALSAGVATGFQYEPSAPGGLYHAISRAMEARARPAEWAAMQRQGMKSDLSWKKSAARYVELYQSLIAKKVPA, encoded by the coding sequence ATGCGGGTCCTCTCCGTCGCCTCGGAAGTCTTTCCTCTGGTCAAGACCGGCGGGCTGGCGGATGTCGTCGGTGCGCTGCCGCCAGCGCTGGCCGCGCATGGCGTCCACGCAACGACTTTCGTGCCCGGTTATCCGGGGCTTGCCGCAAAGCTGAGGAAGAAGAAACAGGTCCATGCTTACGCGGACCTTTTCGGCGCCAGGGCTTCGATCCTGCGCGGCGAGGCGGCCGGGCTCGACCTCCTTGTCCTGAACGCCCCGACGCTCTTCGACCGCAAGGGAGGTCCCTATGGAGACGCCTCCGGCGCGGATTTCTCCGACAACTGGCGGCGCTTCGCGGCTTTTTCCCGTGCGGCCGCCGACATCGCGGGCGGTGCGGTCGAGGGCTACGTACCCGACCTCGTCCATGCGCATGACTGGCAGGCGGCGATGACACTCGCCTATCTGCGCTACGACGGAACGACCGTTCCGACCGTCATGACGGTTCACAATCTTGCGTTCCAGGGCCAGTTCCCGGCCTCGATCTTTCCCGAACTCGGTCTGCCGGCCTCCGCACTTTCCGTCGATGGCGTCGAATATTACGGCGGCGTCGGCTTTCTGAAGGCCGGTTTGCAGGCCGCAAGCGCCATCACCACGGTGAGCCCCACCTACGCGCAGGAAATACGCACGCCGGAGTTCGGCATGGGGCTCGACGGCATGATGAACGCGCGCTCCGGTGATCTCTTCGGCATCGTCAACGGCATCGACACCGATATCTGGAACCCGGAGACGGACCCGCATCTTGTCGCGAGATATTCGGCGCGCAGTCTCAAGGCCCGCAAGGCCAACAAGGCAGCGCTGGAGGAGCGCTTCGGCCTCGATCGCGGGCAGGGACCGATCTTCTGCGTGGTCAGCCGTCTGACCTGGCAAAAGGGTATGGACACGCTGGTCGAGACGGTAGACGGACTGGTCGCCGCCGGCGGCCGGCTCGCGGTGCTGGGTTCGGGCGACGCGGCGCTGGAAGGCGCGCTGCTTGCCGCCGCGTCCCGGCATCGCGGCAAGGTCGGCATGGTCGTCGGCTACGATGAACCGCTGTCGCACCTGATGCAGGGCGGCGCCGAGGCGATCCTCATCCCGTCCCGTTTCGAGCCCTGCGGGCTGACCCAGCTTTACGGTCTGCGCTATGGCTGCGTGCCGGTCGTGGCGCGGACCGGCGGGCTGGCGGACACGATCATCGACGCCAACGAGGCGGCGCTGTCGGCCGGCGTTGCCACCGGCTTCCAGTACGAGCCTTCCGCCCCCGGCGGGCTCTACCATGCCATTTCCCGCGCCATGGAAGCTCGTGCCCGCCCGGCCGAATGGGCGGCCATGCAGCGGCAGGGCATGAAATCGGACCTATCCTGGAAAAAAAGCGCGGCGCGCTATGTTGAGCTCTATCAATCCCTAATTGCCAAGAAGGTCCCCGCTTAA
- the glgC gene encoding glucose-1-phosphate adenylyltransferase, with translation MADLRRSQPLSRDAMAYVLAGGRGSRLKELTDRRAKPAVYFGGKTRIIDFALSNALNSGIRRIGVATQYKAHSLIRHLQRGWNFFRPERNESFDILPASQRVSETQWYEGTADAVYQNIDIIQDHGVEYMVILAGDHVFKMDLEIMLRQHVDSGADVTVGCLEVPRMEATGFGVMHVDAKDKIIAFVEKPADPPGMPDKPDFALASMGIYVFHTKFLMEQLRRDAAEKETSHDFGKDIIPWIVKNGKAVAHRFTQSCVRSSFEHEAYWRDVGTIDAYWEANIDLTDITPELDIYDRDWPIWTYAEIKPPAKFVHDEEGRRGSAVSSLVAGDCIVSGAALRRSLIFTGARINSFSSLEECVVLPDCFIGRNASLSRVVLDRGVHIPERLVVGEDPVLDAKRFRRTEKGVCLITQEMIDRLES, from the coding sequence ATGGCGGATCTGAGACGGAGCCAGCCTCTGTCGCGCGATGCGATGGCCTATGTCCTTGCGGGAGGGCGGGGCAGCCGGCTGAAGGAATTGACCGACCGCCGCGCCAAGCCCGCCGTCTATTTCGGCGGCAAGACGCGCATCATCGACTTCGCCCTTTCCAATGCGCTGAACTCCGGCATCCGCCGCATTGGCGTCGCGACCCAGTACAAGGCGCATTCGCTTATCCGCCATCTGCAACGCGGCTGGAACTTCTTCCGTCCCGAGCGCAATGAGAGCTTCGACATATTGCCGGCAAGCCAGCGTGTTTCCGAGACGCAATGGTATGAAGGCACCGCCGACGCGGTCTACCAGAACATCGACATCATCCAGGACCATGGCGTGGAATACATGGTCATCCTGGCTGGCGACCATGTCTTCAAGATGGATCTGGAGATCATGCTGCGCCAGCATGTGGACAGCGGCGCGGACGTGACCGTCGGCTGCCTGGAGGTGCCTCGCATGGAGGCGACTGGCTTCGGTGTCATGCATGTGGACGCCAAGGACAAGATCATCGCCTTCGTCGAGAAGCCGGCCGATCCGCCCGGCATGCCCGACAAGCCGGATTTCGCGCTCGCTTCGATGGGCATTTATGTCTTCCACACCAAATTCCTGATGGAGCAGCTTCGCCGCGACGCGGCAGAAAAGGAGACCAGCCACGATTTCGGCAAGGACATCATCCCCTGGATCGTGAAGAACGGGAAAGCGGTCGCGCACCGCTTCACCCAGTCCTGCGTTCGCTCCAGCTTCGAGCACGAGGCCTATTGGCGCGATGTCGGCACCATCGACGCCTATTGGGAAGCGAATATCGATCTTACAGACATCACGCCGGAACTCGACATCTACGATCGCGACTGGCCGATCTGGACCTATGCCGAGATCAAGCCGCCGGCCAAATTCGTGCACGACGAGGAGGGAAGGCGCGGTTCGGCCGTGTCGTCGCTCGTCGCGGGCGACTGCATCGTCTCGGGTGCCGCGCTGCGCCGCAGCCTGATCTTCACTGGCGCGCGCATCAACTCCTTCTCCTCCCTGGAGGAATGTGTTGTGCTGCCGGACTGCTTCATCGGCCGCAATGCGAGCCTGAGCCGTGTCGTGCTGGACCGCGGCGTGCATATTCCCGAACGCCTCGTCGTCGGCGAAGACCCGGTGCTCGACGCCAAGCGCTTCCGCCGCACCGAGAAGGGGGTGTGCCTCATCACGCAAGAGATGATCGACCGGTTGGAATCCTGA